Proteins found in one Acomys russatus chromosome 31, mAcoRus1.1, whole genome shotgun sequence genomic segment:
- the Frs2 gene encoding fibroblast growth factor receptor substrate 2: protein MGSCCSCPDKDTVPDNRRNKFKVINVDDDGNELGSGIMELTDTELILYTRKRDSVKWHYLCLRRYGYDSNLFSFESGRRCQTGQGIFAFKCARAEELFNMLQEIMQNNSINVVEEPVVERSSHQTELEVPRTPRTPTTPGLAAQSLPNGYPRYPSFGDASSHPSSRHPSVGSARLPSVGEESTHPLLVAEEQVHTYVNTTGVQEERKNHASVHVPTEARVSNAESNTPKEEPSSTDDRDPRVLLKPEGVKFVLGPTPVQKQLMEKEKLEQLGQDQVSGTGANSTEWDTGYDSDERRDVPPVNKLVYENVNGLSIPSASGVRRGRLTSTSTSDTQNINNSAQRRTALLNYENLPSLPPVWEARKLSRDEDDSLGPKTPSLNGYHSNLDPMHNYVNTENVTVPASAHKIDYSRRRDCTPTVFNFDIRRPSLEHRQLNYIQVDLEGGSDSDNPQTPKTPTTPLPQTPTRRTELYAVIDIERTAAMSNLQKALPRDDGTSRKTRHNSTDLPM, encoded by the exons ATGGGTAGCTGCTGTAGCTGTCCAGATAAAGACACTGTCCCAGATAACCGTCGGAACAAGTTTAAG GTCATTAATGTGGATGACGATGGGAATGAGCTAGGCTCTGGCATCATGGAGCTCACAGACACAGAGCTGATTTTATACACCCGAAAACGGGACTCGGTAAAATGGCACTACCTCTGCCTGCGGCGGTACGGCTATGAttcaaatctgttttcttttgaaagtgGTCGAAGATGTCAAACTGGACAAG GGATCTTTGCTTTTAAGTGTGCCCGTGCAGAAGAATTATTTAACATGTTGCAAGAGATTATGCaaaataatagtataaatgtagtGGAAGAGCCCGTTGTAGAAAGGAGTAGTCATCAGACGGAACTGGAGGTCCCTAGAACACCTCGAACACCTACAA CACCAGGGCTTGCTGCTCAGAGCTTACCTAACGGGTACCCCCGCTACCCCTCCTTCGGAGATGCTTCATCCCACCCGTCCAGCCGGCACCCTTCTGTGGGAAGTGCTCGCTTACCTTCAGTTGGTGAAGAATCCACACACCCTTTGCTCGTGGCTGAGGAGCAA GTTCATACTTATGTAAACACTACAGGTGTGCAAGAAGAGCGAAAAAACCATGCAAGTGTGCATGTTCCCACAGAGGCAAGAGTTTCTAATGCTGAAAGCAACACACCAAAAGAAGAACCAAGTAGCACTGATGACAGAGACCCTCGGGTTCTTCTTAAACCCGAAGGAGTCAAGTTTGTTTTAGGACCAACCCCTGTTCAGAAGCAGTTaatggaaaaggagaaactgGAGCAACTTGGACAAGACCAAGTTAGTGGGACTGGTGCGAATAGCACAGAATGGGACACTGGCTATGACAGTGATGAACGAAGAGATGTGCCCCCTGTTAACAAGCTGGTGTATGAAAATGTAAACGGGCTGTCTATCCCTAGTGCCTCGGGGGTCAGGAGAGGTCGTCTGACATCCACCAGCACCTCAGATACTCAGAATATCAACAACTCGGCTCAGAGAAGAACTGCATTATTAAACTATGAAAACCTACCGTCTTTGCCTCCCGTTTGGGAAGCCCGCAAACTCAGTAGGGATGAAGATGACAGTTTAGGACCAAAGACTCCATCTCTAAATGGCTACCATAGTAACCTAGACCCAATGCATAACTATGTTAATACAGAGAATGTAACAGTGCCGGCAAGTGCTCACAAAATAGACTATTCAAGGCGTCGAGATTGTACACCAACAGTCTTTAACTTTGATATCAGGCGCCCCAGTTTAGAACACAGGCAACTCAACTATATACAGGTGGATTTGGAAGGCGGCAGTGACTCTGATAACCCCCAGACTCCAAAGACGCCTACCACTCCCCTTCCACAGACCCCTACCAGGCGCACAGAGCTGTATGCTGTGATAGACATCGAAAGAACTGCTGCTATGTCCAATTTGCAGAAAGCACTGCCACGTGACGACGGTACATCTAGGAAAACTAGACATAATAGTACTGACCTGCCCATGTGA